The genomic stretch taataataataataataatgtttttaTTCACAAAAGCGTGAAAAGGAGATGAACAAAAAGTCGCAGGGTGCGACTTGACGAGGCTCACCTCCCATACAGCAGTGCAACAGCAGAAAGCAACTAGTAAACACATATATTAATGTGATAGCTGTGTAACTTACACtagcaaataataataataaaaacgtaaaaaaaagaaaagttcaaAACACACAGCATTTATACTAACACTTATTGAAAAACACAAAGCTTGCACTCAAATGGTCATGAAACGTAACTAGAACAACTCAAAAGCACAAAAAGTAATTGACAAGGTCACCCTTCTTACTATACACTAGATCAATACCTGCATCATCAGTTCTATTAAGAAGCACAGGAACAGTAAATTGTAACATTTGCGCTTCGAACTCGAATTCGAACTCGAATTCTTCGAACTTCGAAATTCGAACTTCGAATTCGAACGCtttaaccgggcggaatcgggtttaacccgaaaaagtcccTATATGTACTCATATACCGGTTAATTACGTCGAGACGCTGTTAGTCGCACTTGAGAACCGAAAGCACACTATGTTCGCCGACTTTATCATGTTGTGCAGTAAGGTTTGTCATAGCGTGTTTGTCTAGCGTTTCTTTCCGCGTTTTGTAGTTCGAGTGACAGTATCGTCCATCACGTCAGCGGACCATCACTGGAAAGTGTGCGCAAATCAAACGAAAGCACCGCAATAACTTCGCTAGCACTGACGGAGTTGCGAAAAGCAATCGCCACGGTCGCTGAGACGCGTGCGCCAAATATCCGCGCGCGAAAACGCGGGTGGCGCAAATTACGCGattgtttgttttcttctcaGTTTTAGTGCTAAACTAGGAGTGCCGCAAAATACGTGGGTACGTATGTCGAAGGGTCATATGTACTCGGGCGAGCGGGCCCGCAGTACGCGCTTATGAGCGTGCAATACTTCTGGAACGCAGCACGTCTTCGTAGCCGTCCACCAATCGCGTCCTTCGACCCATTCGGATTTCTGCGAAGTTCCATGCAAAGCGCCGCGAAATTTCGagcaaaataagggattccgcgaaattgtatgtcaaacgaaggattccgcgaaatttcgcggcaccacggaatcgcggaaaacccaTAGTGCGTCCCCAGTGTTGTCCCAGAATATAATGTCTCTCACAGTCTGCATTAATTCTGCCCATAATGATCATACTAAACATTCTCAGATATCTTATATTGCCTTTTTGCTTTCGGCATATCGCCTGCAACTACTTTTTTTATAATTTAGTTTAAttacagttcccactgaaggtCTGTCGTTTCCCTAGCATTGCAACCATATCGCTTCAATAGCGTCGCATCAGCAATCTCACTGCACCAAGTGAAATATTGCCTCGGCAGCATAATCGCAATGTTTCTAAAATGCAACACCTGAAATGCTGCACCAACATTGAACGAGATTCATTCTGGTAACATTCCATTTGTGCATGAAACGTTGCCGCGACAGTTGGGCACTCCGTCAGTAGCAGACTGATAAATGACTGATCGAAGGTTTCATTTCATTGTCACATATAGAACAAGATGATACCTTACGGTAGAAGCATTGCGGTAACATTTCATTTGTGCACGAAACGTTGCCGCAACGTTTGAGCACGTTTTCGAAAGCAAACTGATAAGTGACGGGTGATATAAGCTATACTGTGCAACATAATACAGCACATATATCACCAAGACAACACTGCAGTGTTCCAGTGTTGCTTTTGTAACGTTGCTACAATGTAAAATAACTGGTCATTATAGCAACGTGGTATCACCAttgcaatgttgtttctgtAACATTGTTGCAAAGTAACGAAAGCGGTCATAAGCAATGTCACatttttgcaatgttgttttCATAAATTTGTTGTGACATAACGATGGCAGTCATTAGCAACAGAACATTAATATTGTAtggcaatattggtgcaatgtcACTGCAGCAATTTGTACTGACTGGATATCTTGTATAGCAATGTAAAGAGTGGAGCTTGATTATGAAATTCAGAAGCACACCATATATGTTACGCTTCGGAAAGGTCTTGAATCCTAATCTGCCTCGTAATTTTCACCTTGACACACCAATAAATTTGATAAAAACGCACTTGCATCATAAACACTTAACCTAGTTTCCTGATTATGTTTACTGTCGCCTACCCTTTTACAGTATTgtatggtttcggtttcgtttccgCCTCTTCCGTGTCTGGTTTCGTCAATCCCGCTGGATACCGTCTGAATTGTGAACAGGCGAGATCTGAACATGGCGGACAACGGTAGTCAATACCCGTTACATGAGTGTGTTTTTCGTGGTGACGTCCGCCGTGTTTCAGCTCTTCTGAGAACCCACGATGTTAGTCAGAAAGATATACACGGTAAGATATTAATTTAAGCCTAAATTTTCATTCCATTGAATCCCTAATCGCAGATGTCGCCCGCTCCGCAGTGTGACTCTGCTCGGATGATCGCGAAGCAGATGCTTGTTTTGCTAAAAAAATGCTAAAAGATCAGATTATTTTTAAAATTTGAACGTCCAGTATTGATTGCGATGACCTTTCACTAATATTAAGCCATGCGCCCCGTATATTCAACAGCCGAAAGTTCTTGCGTAAAACAGTTTCGTGTTATGTACCGACACGCAAACCATCTTGTTTATGTTCGCGTCAGAAGTAAATATTATGCTTTGCACTGCTTGTTTTTGATGTTGAAGCATCCTAAGCGTAAAAACTGAGTTCTCATCGACATAAAAGTAGGTAGCTTCCGAATGCGGGTCGGTCAAACAAATTTGAAGTTCACAACCTGACATACATACCACATAAAATACAAGCAAAACGGAAAGAGCTGTCGTGCCCTTTCTTTCTGCGCTGAAGCGATGAAGCCCTGCAGCGCGTCGCCGCTGTCGATCATGTAAAAGGTAGCAACACGGTGATTATAAACTGAAAATAACGGAGCAAATGAACGGACAATTTATGACGGCGACATTTACTTGGGTTTGAGGAacgaaaaaaaatacagaaaaacaGACACTAAACAATCGTCTGTATTTTTCTTAGTTCCTCAAATTCAAAGAAATATTGCCATCATCGAATgcccaccagctcgcttgcacacTTCTCATCTGTCCATACAATTTATCGCATTTTCAGGAAACACTCCACTTCACTTGGCTGTCATGCTGGGCCAAAAAGGTGAGCCTTACGATCGCCTTCTGCAATTTCCTTCTCGTCATAGCTCCAGGTTGCCAGATGCGCACGCGTTGTGTAACGTGAAACTTTACAGAGCATGTgggcacaaaaaagaaaaatgtggcaCCTCTAAAACGTTGTTCTTTCATTTCTTTAGAATGTGTTCATCTGTTACTGGCACACAATgcaccagtaaaagtaaaaaatagccAAGGATGGAGCTGTCTAGCGGAGGCAATCAGCTTCGGTGACCGACAGACCAGTACGTATTAgatgtccgtccgtccgttacGACGTGACCACTTTCTGCAATTTAAAATCTGCTTGCTTCGCTTGCTTCGCTTGCTCCTTTGAAACAGTCCTATCTCTGCTGCGGAAGTTAAAACAGCAGTCCCGGGAGGCCATGGAGTTCCGAAGGCCGGATCTGGTTCACGTCTTAAACCTCATGGGCGACTTCTACATGGAACTCAAATGGGACTTTCAAAGTTGGAGTGAGTCCAGAGCATGGATGACTCGTAGTTTGATTAGACACATATGCTATGGGTTACTTATAGAAATGTTTATTTGTTGCAGTACCACTAGTGTCGAGGATACTACCGTCTGATATATGTAAAATCCACAAAAAGGGCTCAAACATCAGGTACGTTATTTGAAGTTCACGCCAAGAGAAGAGCTGATACCGAACCTCAATAACATTGATGTTGGTACATGTTCAAAACACCTCATCGTTTGTCGTACATTTCTTAAAACTGCCCACATAACCTCAAATACATTGATGTTGGTACATATTCAAAACACCTCATCGTTTGCTGTACATTTCTTAAAACTGCCCACATGTATAGATGGCACAATTTTTTCccgtttatttattatttatgtatttattcattGTGCTTCGCTATTATGTGACACTTGCTTTCGTTTACAGGTTTTTGTAAAAACATTTCGAATCCAGTGGTTTtatttcggttgttgcaactgaGCTGGAAACTTGTTTAGCTTTCTTTGCCTATATAAGTCACAAATGAGCTCATTTTGAGAAACGTAAAAAGAAGCAAGCAATAAATTGCTAATTGTCCATAAAAATCGCAACATTATAATGGCATCGAACAAGGTAGTATTGTCTGAACTGTAACTGTTGTGAACTATGACTACAGCGATAGTCTGTTAGAAAAGTGTTGTGAGAATTATGATAACAACTCATTTTGGATACTTTTGGATTATGGTGAGAACTGATATGCTGGTGATCTGGGATTATGGTGTCAACTAATTTCGGGTTTTGCTGGATTTTACTCTTTTGGATTTTGTTGTGACAACTACTATATTGGACTATTTCGGATTATAGTCCCAACTAACGGTACCGTACGTCCTTCAGGTTAGACACGACTCTCGTAGACTTCAACGACATGAAATGGGAAAGGGGTAATATCACGTTTCTCTTCACCGGAAACGACAAACCTTCAAAGTCCTTGACGGTGCTCGACAACAACCTCAGGGTGTACCAGAGCGTCCGGTACGAGGTAAGCTGAGCATTGCAGACGGGGGATTCGTCTTTGAACCGCTTTGAACGCGTCCAGGACACTGAGGCAGAGATTGAAGACGAGGTCGACATCCTCATGAGCAGTGACATCGTCGCGGCTCAGATTTCTACAAAATCTGTCACATTCCAGCGGGCACAAAGTGGGTGGCTTGTACGGGAAAACAAGACGGTAATACACTTTTCTTCtctcccttttctttcctttttctctgcATTAAAGTGATTGTGACATTTTCATATTAAAAAGATGACTGATTACTATGATTATTTATTTATCGATAAATTAGACTATGGGCAACTCAACAGAGTGACGGGACTAAAGAATTATTTGCCCATGTAACAGATTGTGAGATACCAGATATCCAGTTCTGCAAGCTTACTTCGTGCACACAACCTTTTTACACATCCATGCaataaaaaataatatataAGTGTCATAATATATAAGTGtgtataaaataataaaataaaaaagtgtCATAAATCTGTTTGGGGTCATGGTTGTAGATGCTACGATTCACGTAGATTTTGTCGCTGACTCCCAGTTCCATGGCG from Ornithodoros turicata isolate Travis chromosome 4, ASM3712646v1, whole genome shotgun sequence encodes the following:
- the LOC135390663 gene encoding ankyrin repeat domain-containing protein 13C-like; this encodes MADNGSQYPLHECVFRGDVRRVSALLRTHDVSQKDIHGNTPLHLAVMLGQKECVHLLLAHNAPVKVKNSQGWSCLAEAISFGDRQTILSLLRKLKQQSREAMEFRRPDLVHVLNLMGDFYMELKWDFQSWIPLVSRILPSDICKIHKKGSNIRLDTTLVDFNDMKWERGNITFLFTGNDKPSKSLTVLDNNLRVYQSVRYEDTEAEIEDEVDILMSSDIVAAQISTKSVTFQRAQSGWLVRENKTEAVGKFLADFYYINGLTFESRKRREHLTEEDLHKNKAIFESFTRGSAVTMDNNEQPQRRRSLLPPQPRKVTYREYISAPAGCPPLLGRSAISKTTTKVFKATLAMSQEFPLSVNSLLNVLEGIAPFRHFNKLREFVKMKLPPGFPVKIDIPILPTVTARITFQDFEFRDNIDDALFEIPPDYREDRNRFPDL